A DNA window from Hydra vulgaris chromosome 13, alternate assembly HydraT2T_AEP contains the following coding sequences:
- the LOC136089843 gene encoding uncharacterized protein LOC136089843, whose translation MEHCVANGLIFPNKYGFVHHKGCVSNLLETQDIMTEATHCRHVVDFIYTDFAKAFDKVPHKRLLHKLRAYGIQGALVDWIVAWLSNRCQRVVINGISSEWKAVTGGVP comes from the coding sequence atgGAACACTGCGTTGCTAATGGTCTAATTTTTCCAAACAAGTATGGCTTTGTTCATCATAAGGGATGCGTATCAAACCTTTTAGAAACTCAGGATATCATGACGGAAGCAACTCACTGCAGACACGTAGTAGACTTCATTTACACAGACTTTGCAAAAGCGTTCGACAAAGTACCACACAAACGCCTTCTTCATAAGCTGAGAGCGTACGGTATTCAAGGCGCTCTCGTTGACTGGATCGTAGCTTGGCTAAGCAATCGATGTCAACGAGTGGTTATAAACGGAATTTCTTCTGAATGGAAAGCAGTCACTGGTGGAGTGCCTTAA